A portion of the Gigantopelta aegis isolate Gae_Host chromosome 10, Gae_host_genome, whole genome shotgun sequence genome contains these proteins:
- the LOC121383850 gene encoding histidine N-acetyltransferase-like yields the protein MDDYHDVMAIADVYNGRDHLPSMYEELLASEKSYVSVIDGEIVAYATSGTVDSGQTLVIRAGRIKAKYRGQGLHGTFMKYIRKQFAASRVKYEAFSTHILTVDVKKNRATETCVKNVLCYRFKMKNLRCVSNTTNTEPKRLQTTDLEEVFSSKPTCGHIFPHGKMIVNWVPFRTWISNIDRIIKPNTITLATSDADRSQNGVIYTCLTHGSSFRCKIGLAYSVDVFGDDVIEMRKHILEHMKCIQDQVQGENDDVSLCLFTSSSVNRADIDGVLADTNLPRHNDNKMYQKMRVFEGPFKV from the exons ATGGACGACTACCATGACGTCATGGCCATAGCAGATGTCTATAATGGGAGGGACCATCTCCCTTCAATGTATGAAGAATTGCTGGCATCTGAGAAGAGCTACGTCAGTGTCATCGACGGTGAAATT GTAGCATATGCAACTTCCGGCACAGTAGACAGTGGTCAGACACTGGTCATCCGTGCAGGTCGAATTAAGGCGAAGTACAGAGGTCAGGGTCTGCACGGCACTTTCATGAAGTACATCCGTAAACAGTTCGCTGCTAGTCGAGTTAAGTACGAGGCATTCTCCACACACATATTAACCGTTGACGTGAAGAAAAACAGAGCCACAGAAACGTGTGTCAAG aatgtCCTCTGTTATAGATTTAAAATGAAGAATTTGAGATGCGTATCAAATACCACGAACACGGAGCCGAAACGTCTGCAAACGACCGATTTGGAAGAAGTATTTTCTTCAAAACCTACATGTGGACATATTTTTCCACATGGCAAAATGATAGTGAATTGGGTACCGTTTCGAACTTGGATCTCCAACATCGACCGTATAATAAAACCCAATACAATCACCCTGGCGACCAGTGACGCAGACAGGTCGCAAAATGGCGTCATCTACACGTGCCTGACCCACGGCAGTTCTTTCCGCTGCAAAATAGGTCTGGCGTATTCAGTAGACGTGTTTGGCGATGACGTCATAGAAATGCGCAAGCACATACTCGAGCATATGAAATGCATACAAGATCAGGTACAGGGGGAGAACGATGATGTATCGCTGTGCCTTTTTACTTCATCAAGTGTAAATCGTGCGGATATTGACGGAGTCCTCGCCGATACTAACCTGCCCAGACATAATGATAACAAAATGTACCAGAAGATGCGCGTGTTTGAAGGACCTTTCAAAGTTTAA